The Armatimonadota bacterium nucleotide sequence CGATCGCCTCCTGCAGCCAGCCTACCAGCGCCGCCCGAGGCAACACATCGGACGAAGATCCGATTTGCGCCATCGGGCGAAAGCAGGAGGGAGGGGAAAATCGGGTTTGAGCCCGATGGACGCCTCCGGGCCTTGCCCCCGACCATGGGAAGCGATGCGTCTCCGCTCCCTGCTGCTGCGGCTGGCCTGGATTCTTCCCCTGGTGGCGGTCCTGGCTGTCCTGGGTGCGGCGGTGCTGCGGGCGGGACGGTCGACTTCCATTGCCGCCGCCCTGGCCCGGGGGCACCGCCCCCCCGCCCCGGCCTTCCGCCTATCCACTCTGGAGGGGCGCGCCCTGGACCTTGTGGAACTGCGGGGCCGCCCGGTGGTGTTGAACTTCTGGGCGTCGTGGTGCGGACCGTGCAGGGAGGAGGCCCCTCTGCTGGAACGGGCCTGGCAGACCTACCGCTACAGGGGGCTGGTGGTCGTGGGGGTGAATATTCAGGACCTGGA carries:
- a CDS encoding TlpA disulfide reductase family protein: MRLRSLLLRLAWILPLVAVLAVLGAAVLRAGRSTSIAAALARGHRPPAPAFRLSTLEGRALDLVELRGRPVVLNFWASWCGPCREEAPLLERAWQTYRYRGLVVVGVNIQDLEADARRFIRENGITYPNVRDRDGRVNRAYGVTGVPETFFIDPVGRIVRKFPGAVVTWRPWEEAIEQLLGDAGAR